In Syngnathoides biaculeatus isolate LvHL_M chromosome 5, ASM1980259v1, whole genome shotgun sequence, the following are encoded in one genomic region:
- the bola1 gene encoding bolA-like protein 1, producing MLPAILRFPLARFAPAARFATRMDPARPVEGAVVAKLRAAFSPEHLEVRNESHMHAVPPGSESHFRVLVVSARFRGLTPLQRHRLVNETLKAELSARVHALAIQAKTPEQWREDPGVAESPPCLGGSRGDDAVEDKLKAGP from the coding sequence ATGTTGCCCGCCATCCTCCGCTTCCCTCTCGCCCGGTTCGCCCCGGCGGCCCGCTTCGCCACCCGCATGGACCCCGCTCGGCCCGTGGAGGGCGCCGTCGTCGCCAAACTGAGGGCCGCGTTCAGTCCCGAGCACCTGGAGGTGCGCAACGAGAGCCACATGCACGCCGTGCCCCCCGGCTCCGAATCGCACTTCCGCGTGCTGGTGGTCAGCGCCCGCTTCCGGGGCCTGACGCCGCTGCAGCGCCACCGCCTGGTCAACGAGACGCTGAAGGCGGAGCTGAGCGCTCGCGTTCACGCGCTGGCCATCCAAGCCAAGACCCCCGAGCAGTGGCGCGAAGATCCCGGCGTGGCCGAGAGCCCTCCCTGCTTGGGGGGGTCGCGAGGGGACGACGCCGTGGAGGACAAACTGAAAGCGGGACCTTGA